The genome window ATTGTGAAAAAAGTAACAAAATCTCTCATTTTTCGCTTGACTTCGCCGATCCTGTTAGTTAGTGATAACTACAAAGTCGCCCAATTGGTCAAGGATGGTCCTTGATCACGGGAGGTAGGAATGAAGTTAGCAGCCGAAGATCGACGGCACCAAATTGTTGAGGAAGCCACCAAGCTCTTTTCCGTCGAGGGCTACGACAAGGTTACCACGAAGAAACTGGCTGCCGCCTGCGGCGTGACCGAGCCGGCACTGTACCGCTATTTTGCCTCGAAAGAACTGATTTACGACGCCGTCCTGGATGCGCTCGAGGGCCGGCTGCAATGCGATGAACTCTACCAGGAACTGGAACACGAGAACGATATCGAGGTCATCCTGCGACGTCTGTCCGAGCACGTCATGAGTTGCGCTCAAAAGCACCAGGAAGTCTA of Candidatus Zixiibacteriota bacterium contains these proteins:
- a CDS encoding TetR/AcrR family transcriptional regulator, producing MKLAAEDRRHQIVEEATKLFSVEGYDKVTTKKLAAACGVTEPALYRYFASKELIYDAVLDALEGRLQCDELYQELEHENDIEVILRRLSEHVMSCAQKHQEVYRLLLYSALGGHAKARHVYQAIRGRHSKFLQKQLDRLYADGTIVASNNEITARCFVGMICDCSLGLTLFKSTQGRTYRCEDLIENNVPIFAGGLRRDQLPR